Proteins from a genomic interval of Acidobacteriota bacterium:
- the hflK gene encoding FtsH protease activity modulator HflK yields MDRYGQYASDFDAWRRRAAKSGGTLRLVAIGLLALLLLVNAFYQIQPEEVGVVLRLGKYVRTTEPGLRVKVPFVEEVLKVQVQRQLKEEFGFRTIEAGTRSRYADDDFAAEAVMLTGDLNVAVVEWIVQYRVSDPYQYLFKVRSVTDTFRSMNEAVMREVVGDRTVTEVLTVGRQGIESRVEERLRELTQQYEMGITVEQVVLQDVNPPDPVKPSWDEVNQAQQQRDRMINDARAEYNKVIPRARGEAQQTVLEAEGYALNRVNRAEGESARFRAVQEAYRRAPEVTRRRLYLETMERVIPATGGRLFLDKDAKGIVPLLPLEGLRGLTPRTAPQAGGGGQ; encoded by the coding sequence ATGGACAGATACGGTCAGTACGCCAGCGACTTCGACGCGTGGCGCCGGCGGGCCGCCAAATCCGGAGGCACCCTCCGGTTGGTCGCCATCGGCCTGCTGGCGCTGCTGTTGCTCGTCAACGCGTTCTATCAGATTCAGCCCGAGGAGGTCGGTGTCGTTCTCCGACTCGGCAAGTACGTCAGGACGACGGAGCCCGGGTTGCGGGTGAAGGTGCCGTTTGTCGAGGAGGTGTTGAAGGTCCAGGTGCAGCGGCAGTTGAAGGAGGAGTTCGGCTTCCGCACGATCGAAGCGGGCACGCGCAGCCGCTACGCCGACGACGACTTCGCGGCCGAGGCCGTCATGCTCACCGGCGACCTCAACGTCGCCGTCGTCGAGTGGATCGTGCAGTATCGCGTGTCCGATCCGTACCAGTACCTGTTCAAGGTCCGCAGTGTGACTGACACCTTTCGCTCGATGAACGAGGCCGTGATGCGCGAGGTCGTGGGTGACCGCACGGTGACCGAGGTGCTGACCGTGGGCCGCCAGGGCATCGAGAGCCGGGTCGAGGAGCGGCTGCGCGAGCTCACGCAGCAGTACGAGATGGGCATCACGGTCGAGCAGGTCGTCCTGCAGGACGTGAACCCGCCCGACCCGGTGAAGCCGTCGTGGGACGAGGTGAACCAGGCGCAGCAGCAGCGCGACCGGATGATCAACGACGCCCGCGCCGAGTACAACAAGGTCATTCCCCGGGCCCGCGGCGAGGCGCAGCAGACCGTGCTCGAGGCCGAGGGCTACGCGCTCAACCGCGTGAACCGGGCGGAAGGTGAGAGCGCGCGCTTCCGCGCCGTGCAGGAGGCCTACCGGCGCGCGCCCGAGGTGACGCGGCGGCGCCTGTACCTCGAGACGATGGAGCGCGTCATTCCGGCAACCGGGGGCCGGTTGTTCCTCGACAAGGACGCCAAGGGCATCGTGCCGCTGCTCCCGCTCGAGGGACTGCGCGGCCTGACGCCGAGAACCGCGCCGCAGGCGGGAGGAGGTGGCCAGTGA
- the hflC gene encoding protease modulator HflC: MTKQIARLVLAIVLLAFVGGATYTVREGEQVIITQFGNPVGDPIVEPGLHFKLPFIQKTNFFERRFLEWDGNPNQVPTRDKRFIWVDTYARWRIVNPLLFFQRLRDERGAQSRLDDILDGETRNAVARNDLIELVRSTNRNPDDVVVESEEEREILNEIERGRERISREILERAATRTADLGIELLDLRIKRINYVDEVQKDVFARMIAERRRIAELFRSEGQGEAARIQGERERELQRIQSEAFRAAEELRGKADAEATDIYAAAYSRDADFYAFTRSLEAYDRLMDANTLFILGTDSELLRFLERPR; encoded by the coding sequence ATGACGAAGCAGATTGCCCGACTCGTGCTCGCGATCGTCCTGCTGGCGTTCGTCGGTGGCGCGACCTACACCGTTCGGGAAGGCGAGCAGGTCATCATCACGCAGTTCGGCAACCCCGTCGGCGATCCGATCGTCGAGCCCGGCCTGCACTTCAAGCTGCCGTTCATCCAGAAGACGAACTTCTTCGAGAGGCGCTTCCTCGAGTGGGACGGCAACCCCAACCAGGTGCCCACACGTGACAAGCGCTTCATCTGGGTCGATACCTACGCCCGCTGGCGCATCGTCAACCCGCTGCTCTTCTTCCAGCGCCTGCGCGACGAGCGCGGCGCGCAGTCGCGGCTGGACGACATCCTCGATGGCGAAACGAGGAACGCCGTGGCACGCAACGACCTGATCGAGCTCGTGCGCAGCACCAACCGCAACCCCGACGACGTCGTCGTGGAGTCGGAGGAGGAGCGGGAGATCCTCAACGAGATCGAGCGCGGGCGTGAGCGAATCTCGCGCGAGATCCTCGAGCGCGCAGCCACACGCACCGCCGACCTCGGCATCGAGCTGCTCGACCTGCGCATCAAGCGGATCAACTACGTCGACGAGGTGCAGAAGGACGTGTTCGCGAGAATGATCGCCGAGCGCCGGCGCATCGCGGAGCTCTTCCGCTCGGAGGGCCAGGGCGAGGCGGCACGCATCCAGGGCGAACGCGAACGAGAGCTGCAGCGCATCCAGTCGGAAGCGTTCCGGGCGGCGGAGGAGCTGCGCGGGAAGGCCGATGCGGAGGCTACCGACATCTACGCCGCCGCCTACAGCCGCGACGCCGATTTCTACGCGTTCACCCGGTCGCTCGAGGCGTACGATCGGCTGATGGACGCCAACACGCTGTTCATTCTGGGCACCGACAGCGAGCTGCTGCGGTTCCTCGAACGGCCGCGGTAG
- a CDS encoding SEC-C domain-containing protein: protein MAKSPKAGRNDLCPCGSGRKFKKCCDKKAAGGTGRWLAVLVVGALLAAVAFAASWALRDPGSSTPRPGQVWSEEHGHYH from the coding sequence ATGGCGAAATCGCCCAAGGCGGGTCGGAACGATCTGTGCCCGTGCGGCAGCGGCCGCAAGTTCAAGAAGTGCTGCGACAAGAAGGCGGCTGGCGGTACTGGACGCTGGCTGGCGGTGCTCGTCGTCGGGGCCCTGCTCGCCGCGGTGGCTTTCGCCGCGAGCTGGGCCCTGCGCGATCCCGGCTCGAGCACGCCGCGCCCCGGGCAGGTGTGGTCCGAGGAGCACGGGCACTACCATTGA
- a CDS encoding DinB family protein has protein sequence MDPQQAQFLMQQLTSLWEGEFPATRKVIAAVPDDRRDYRPDPRSRTAWQLATHLATGDLWFLQSILDGAFVWDAEASKRVESQFAAVADVVAFYEREFPAKLAAVRALSGERLAATVDFFGLFQWPNVSFLGFANNHSVHHRGQLAAYLRAMGSKVPAIYGGSADEPMSGA, from the coding sequence ATGGACCCTCAGCAGGCGCAGTTCCTCATGCAGCAGCTCACCTCGCTCTGGGAAGGCGAGTTCCCGGCGACACGCAAGGTCATCGCCGCCGTGCCCGACGACCGGCGCGACTATCGCCCCGACCCGAGGTCGCGCACCGCCTGGCAGCTGGCCACGCACCTCGCCACCGGCGACCTTTGGTTCCTCCAGAGCATTCTCGACGGCGCCTTCGTGTGGGACGCCGAGGCGAGCAAGCGGGTCGAGTCGCAGTTTGCCGCGGTCGCCGACGTCGTCGCCTTCTACGAACGCGAGTTTCCGGCGAAGCTCGCCGCGGTGCGGGCGCTTTCCGGCGAGCGGCTTGCGGCGACGGTGGACTTTTTCGGGCTCTTCCAGTGGCCGAACGTCTCGTTTCTCGGCTTCGCGAACAACCACTCGGTGCACCACCGCGGGCAGCTCGCGGCGTACCTCCGTGCGATGGGTTCGAAGGTGCCCGCGATCTACGGCGGCAGCGCCGACGAGCCGATGAGCGGCGCCTGA
- a CDS encoding elongation factor P: MAGLIEAIEIKRKMYFEFDAAPYHCLDVEVSKPTARGGQTLVRLKMRNLLTRAVFDRTFKAGEKFREPDLVRVSALYQYAASDGFHFMDQETFETLTLAPDMVGDDRELLVDGLEVQIHKYKGNPIGLQFPPHVELTVTYTEPGVRGDTASGGVTKLATLDTGLEVRVPLFIKEGDRVKVHSETREFAG; encoded by the coding sequence ATGGCCGGCCTGATTGAAGCCATCGAGATCAAGCGGAAGATGTACTTCGAGTTCGACGCTGCCCCCTATCATTGCCTGGACGTCGAGGTGTCGAAGCCGACCGCGCGCGGCGGCCAGACGCTCGTCCGCCTCAAGATGCGCAACCTGCTCACGCGGGCGGTCTTCGACCGGACCTTCAAGGCGGGCGAGAAGTTCAGGGAGCCGGACCTCGTTCGCGTGTCGGCCCTCTATCAGTACGCCGCAAGCGACGGATTCCACTTCATGGACCAGGAGACCTTCGAGACGCTCACGCTCGCTCCGGACATGGTGGGCGACGACCGCGAGTTGCTCGTGGACGGCCTCGAGGTCCAGATCCACAAGTACAAGGGCAACCCCATCGGCCTGCAGTTCCCGCCGCACGTCGAATTGACGGTGACCTACACGGAGCCCGGCGTGCGCGGCGACACCGCAAGCGGCGGCGTCACCAAGCTGGCCACGCTCGACACCGGCCTCGAGGTGCGGGTGCCGCTCTTCATCAAGGAGGGCGATCGGGTGAAGGTGCACTCGGAGACCCGCGAGTTCGCCGG
- a CDS encoding helix-turn-helix domain-containing protein, which yields MSLDHGALYRAFRARDARFDGRVFVGVTTTGVYCRPICPARTPRRENMTFFPSAAAAQEAGFRPCLRCRPETAPELAAWRGTSNTVARALPLIELGALDEAGVDALASRLGVGERQLRRLFRQHLGASPVAVAQTRRVLLAKQLLHETSLPMADVAMASGFGSIRRFNETFQHLFGRAPGALRRVGAAAARSPDGEVSIRLAYRPPYDWPAMLAFLEARAIPGVEHVAEGVYRRTIEIGGRYGVIAVRPEAQEAVRVVVQLPELTALPAIVARVRRLFDLAADPRAIAAHLSEDALLAPLVAARPGLRVPGAWDPFETAVRAILGQQVSVPAAVSLSGRLVTRCGEPLGSGNGRPGVLTHVFPSPARVARADLSRLGVPGARAAAIASLAAALVECPRLLDAGRDLDETIELLRSLRGIGDWTAQYIAMRALGEPDAFPAGDAGLVRAVSNQVGRKPTPAELVDRAEAWRPWRAYAVLHLWTSLGSS from the coding sequence GTGTCCCTCGACCACGGTGCTCTCTACCGGGCCTTCCGGGCGCGCGACGCCCGCTTCGACGGTCGGGTGTTCGTCGGCGTGACGACGACGGGGGTGTACTGCCGTCCGATCTGCCCGGCGCGGACGCCCCGCCGCGAGAACATGACGTTTTTTCCGTCGGCGGCGGCCGCGCAGGAGGCCGGGTTCCGCCCGTGTCTCCGATGCCGTCCGGAAACGGCGCCCGAGCTTGCCGCCTGGCGCGGGACGTCGAACACCGTCGCGCGCGCGCTGCCGCTCATCGAGCTCGGCGCGCTCGACGAGGCCGGCGTCGACGCGCTCGCCTCACGTCTGGGTGTCGGCGAGCGGCAGCTGAGGAGGCTCTTCCGCCAGCATCTCGGCGCCTCGCCCGTCGCCGTCGCGCAGACGCGGCGCGTCCTGTTGGCCAAGCAGCTCCTGCACGAGACGAGCCTGCCGATGGCCGACGTGGCGATGGCGTCGGGGTTCGGCAGCATCCGGCGGTTCAACGAGACGTTCCAGCATCTGTTTGGAAGAGCACCGGGCGCGCTGCGTCGCGTCGGCGCCGCGGCGGCGCGGTCGCCGGACGGCGAGGTGTCGATTCGCCTCGCGTACCGACCGCCGTACGACTGGCCCGCGATGCTCGCCTTCCTCGAGGCACGCGCCATCCCGGGGGTGGAACACGTCGCCGAAGGCGTGTATCGCCGCACCATCGAGATCGGCGGGCGCTACGGCGTGATCGCCGTGAGGCCCGAGGCGCAGGAGGCGGTGCGCGTCGTCGTGCAACTGCCAGAGCTCACGGCGCTGCCGGCGATCGTCGCGCGCGTGCGTCGTCTCTTCGATCTGGCGGCCGACCCGCGCGCCATTGCGGCACACCTGTCGGAAGATGCCCTGCTCGCGCCGCTCGTGGCCGCACGGCCAGGGCTGAGGGTCCCCGGCGCGTGGGATCCCTTCGAGACGGCGGTGCGGGCGATCCTGGGGCAGCAGGTCAGCGTGCCGGCAGCCGTCTCGCTTTCCGGGCGCCTGGTGACGCGCTGCGGCGAGCCTCTCGGGAGCGGGAACGGACGCCCTGGTGTGCTCACGCACGTCTTTCCCAGTCCGGCGCGGGTCGCGCGCGCGGACCTGTCGCGGCTCGGAGTGCCGGGCGCGCGGGCCGCGGCGATCGCGTCGCTCGCGGCCGCGCTCGTCGAGTGCCCGCGACTGCTCGACGCGGGGCGCGACCTCGACGAGACGATCGAGCTGCTGCGGTCGCTGCGCGGCATCGGCGACTGGACGGCGCAGTACATCGCCATGCGCGCGCTCGGCGAACCCGATGCCTTCCCGGCGGGCGACGCCGGTCTCGTCCGTGCGGTGTCGAACCAGGTCGGTCGAAAGCCGACACCCGCGGAGCTCGTGGACCGGGCCGAGGCGTGGCGTCCGTGGCGCGCGTACGCCGTGCTGCACCTCTGGACCTCGCTCGGCTCGTCGTAG
- a CDS encoding methylated-DNA--[protein]-cysteine S-methyltransferase, with protein sequence MPIDEFFIERLSTPPGTLLVLTDDRDCVLAVDWGDHEARMHELLRRQHHVTTAALRERPDRSSASRALETYFDGDLHAIDLLAVRMGGTPFQQGVWTALRQIPVGQTLSYSALAGRIGRPAAVRAVGLANGANPIGIVVPCHRVIGADGSLVGYGGGLERKRWLLEHEGVPLSGARPTGTRPSGVEPGAAPKLW encoded by the coding sequence ATGCCCATCGACGAGTTCTTCATCGAGCGCCTCTCGACGCCGCCCGGTACACTGCTCGTCCTCACCGACGACCGCGATTGCGTGCTGGCCGTCGACTGGGGCGACCACGAAGCACGCATGCACGAGCTGCTCCGACGCCAGCACCACGTCACGACGGCCGCGCTGCGCGAGCGTCCCGATCGCTCGTCGGCCTCGCGCGCGCTCGAAACCTACTTCGACGGCGATCTCCATGCCATCGACCTCCTGGCGGTCCGCATGGGCGGCACGCCGTTCCAGCAGGGAGTCTGGACGGCGCTGCGGCAGATTCCCGTCGGCCAGACGCTCAGCTACTCCGCCCTGGCCGGACGGATCGGTCGCCCGGCCGCCGTCAGGGCGGTCGGCCTCGCCAACGGCGCCAACCCCATCGGCATCGTGGTGCCCTGCCACCGGGTGATCGGGGCAGACGGGTCGCTCGTCGGCTACGGTGGAGGGCTCGAACGCAAGCGGTGGCTGCTCGAGCACGAAGGCGTCCCGCTCTCCGGCGCGCGCCCGACGGGCACGCGACCGTCGGGGGTCGAGCCGGGCGCGGCGCCGAAGCTCTGGTAG